DNA from Pomacea canaliculata isolate SZHN2017 linkage group LG9, ASM307304v1, whole genome shotgun sequence:
gccaatattttaaatgtttttgttttaattgatattatttaaaatttctttgcaggctgcCACATTGAAGCCTTACTTGACATGTGTGAAAGAAACACTTACTGCTGCAATGTGCGTGCAGAACTTTGACTCGCAAGTAGTGGAACGACACAATAAACCTGAAGTAGAAGTTAAGTAAGTAACCATTTGTGTCTTTAGTTAATAATTCTAGGaaatataatcttttttttaatttctaaaatcTAAGACAAGAGTTTGCATTTATTCTCATATGTCTGTTATAAAGTCTCATATATTtgtagaaactttaaaaaaattagaatattACTAGGACATTGAGAAAGTTGCAGGGTACCTTTTTAATAGGGGCAACAACTTCatgattctttttttcaggacCAGTAAAGAGCTGCTGCTAACCCCAGTTGTCATCAGTCgtaatgagaaagagaaagtcctGATTGAGAGTTCTATCAATTCTATACGAATTAGCATAGCTGTTAAacaggtttgtttacttctattaatttcaaaaaatatttttgtctatttttttttatctttaatttgtaAAGGGGTGAGgcactgaaatttaaaaaaaattttgaggAAGTTAAAGGGATGTATAAAGACTGTATTTGTTATTGgggatttgtgttttattcaaatattagTTAAGTATCTCATGCCATAACATGAGAACATTACCACTTTCCACAATTCCCACCAGGTACAGACAAAATGAGTTATATTTGTTGACAGGAAGAAGCTCATATTAAAGGTAACACTTACCATAAACTGCATATATATGAACAAATAGTGAATACCAGTTCTGAGACTTACTAATCTTAAGAATACTTTGTTATTCACTGCAATTCttgcctctttttttatttttttctgttcatttaggtctagttctttttttctctaatatCAGTTCAGAAGTTTGTCAATTTCTGTGGCAGGCTGATGAAATTGAGCGGATTCTTTGTCACAAGTTTATGCGTTTCATGATGATGC
Protein-coding regions in this window:
- the LOC112571459 gene encoding actin-related protein 2/3 complex subunit 4, with amino-acid sequence MAATLKPYLTCVKETLTAAMCVQNFDSQVVERHNKPEVEVKTSKELLLTPVVISRNEKEKVLIESSINSIRISIAVKQADEIERILCHKFMRFMMMRAENFVVLRRKPVEGYDISFLVTNVHTEQMYKHKLVDFIITFMEEIDKEINEMKLAVNSRARISAEEFLKNF